In Chitinivibrio alkaliphilus ACht1, a genomic segment contains:
- a CDS encoding metal ABC transporter ATP-binding protein — translation MSNGPCITTEKISVHFGQNHVLEDVSFTAYPGEVHAIIGPNGGGKTTFVKSLMGQINHAGKITMEWPKKEGVTGYMPQAITIDTTVPLTVLDYIGLCIQKRPAFLGISKRWRTAVKEVIKKLHLTGKEHYQFSELSGGERQRVLFSQALLPRPDLLILDEPMNNVDKMGSSIFSETIYEMRDMGCTIIWIHHDLAEVKEKADRVTCLKKQMMFSGVPKDVMDDEHIFKIFSTH, via the coding sequence ATGAGTAATGGACCATGTATTACAACGGAGAAAATCTCGGTACATTTTGGACAAAACCATGTCTTAGAAGACGTCTCTTTCACGGCTTATCCCGGTGAAGTGCATGCCATAATCGGCCCTAACGGTGGGGGTAAAACAACCTTTGTCAAATCTCTCATGGGGCAGATTAATCATGCGGGCAAAATCACCATGGAATGGCCGAAAAAAGAAGGGGTAACCGGGTATATGCCGCAAGCTATTACCATTGACACCACGGTTCCTCTCACAGTGCTTGACTATATTGGTCTCTGCATTCAAAAACGACCGGCCTTCCTTGGCATATCAAAGCGATGGCGCACTGCAGTGAAAGAGGTGATAAAAAAATTGCATCTTACCGGAAAAGAACACTACCAATTTTCTGAGCTTTCTGGCGGAGAACGGCAGAGAGTGCTCTTTTCACAAGCCTTACTTCCCCGCCCCGATCTACTTATCCTTGATGAACCGATGAACAACGTTGACAAAATGGGTTCATCCATTTTCTCTGAAACCATCTATGAAATGCGGGATATGGGATGTACGATTATCTGGATACACCATGATCTTGCGGAAGTAAAGGAAAAAGCGGATCGAGTTACCTGTCTTAAAAAACAGATGATGTTTTCCGGTGTTCCGAAGGATGTCATGGACGATGAGCACATCTTTAAAATATTTTCAACCCACTAA
- the tsaD gene encoding tRNA (adenosine(37)-N6)-threonylcarbamoyltransferase complex transferase subunit TsaD translates to MRVLGIETSCDETSVAIIDNGRVRANEVFTQDIHAVYGGVVPEIASREHIKKVAILCKKVIDTTVGSLDAIDLIAVTDRPGLAGALLVGVSFAYGLHVAENIPLIGVNHLEGHIAAVTIEHSLRPPFFALVASGGHTSIYRVAEDSYSILGQTIDDAAGEAFDKVGKLLGFPYPAGPYIEREARRYTGSDPIEFPVAQVTQYDGANFSFSGLKTSVKYYVQKSSAPLSEDERARVCYSFQEAVVAAFVQNLRTILHEHGSLPLAFVGGVACNGRLREALSEEFSNDVFFPSPKLCADNAAMIAQAGARLYQRGVRRFPRMEPTSRLTEERG, encoded by the coding sequence ATGCGTGTTTTGGGCATTGAAACGTCCTGTGATGAAACATCCGTTGCAATTATCGATAATGGACGCGTACGGGCAAATGAGGTTTTTACGCAAGATATTCATGCCGTTTATGGTGGTGTTGTACCGGAAATTGCCTCCCGTGAACACATTAAGAAAGTTGCTATTCTATGCAAAAAAGTCATAGATACCACGGTGGGATCTCTGGATGCTATCGATCTTATTGCTGTTACAGATCGCCCAGGTTTAGCAGGCGCCCTTCTTGTGGGGGTGAGTTTTGCCTATGGGCTTCATGTGGCAGAGAATATTCCCCTGATCGGTGTAAATCATCTTGAGGGACATATTGCTGCAGTTACCATAGAACACTCCCTTCGTCCACCCTTTTTTGCCCTTGTCGCCAGTGGAGGACATACTTCTATTTATCGTGTTGCGGAGGACTCCTATTCAATTTTAGGGCAGACAATTGATGATGCAGCGGGAGAGGCCTTTGATAAAGTGGGGAAACTATTGGGCTTTCCCTATCCTGCAGGACCTTATATAGAACGTGAGGCTCGTCGATATACCGGGAGTGATCCCATTGAGTTTCCCGTGGCACAAGTGACACAGTATGATGGAGCCAATTTTAGTTTTAGTGGTTTAAAGACGTCAGTGAAATACTATGTGCAGAAGTCCTCTGCACCTCTCTCAGAGGATGAGCGGGCTCGTGTCTGTTACTCTTTTCAAGAAGCGGTTGTTGCAGCATTTGTTCAGAATTTGCGTACCATACTTCATGAACACGGTTCCCTTCCCCTCGCATTTGTGGGGGGGGTTGCCTGTAATGGTCGATTACGAGAAGCGCTCTCTGAGGAATTCTCCAATGACGTGTTTTTTCCTTCACCAAAACTGTGTGCTGATAATGCAGCCATGATAGCTCAGGCTGGGGCACGCTTGTATCAACGTGGAGTAAGAAGATTTCCTCGTATGGAGCCAACATCACGCCTTACGGAAGAAAGAGGGTGA
- the hisB gene encoding imidazoleglycerol-phosphate dehydratase HisB, translating into MSRIAEIHRKTGETEIHIHLAIDGQGKGTISTGNGFFDHMLTAFAQHGFFDVTIKCLGDIEVDFHHSAEDIGISLGQAFRKALQDKRGIFRYSHSYVPMDEALVRVVADICGRSNLVYSEELRDRRINTFEVDLAYDFLKGLADHAMMTLHIDIIRARNSHHALEALFKGLGRTLHHACMINPAAADVIPSTKGSL; encoded by the coding sequence ATGAGCAGAATAGCTGAAATACATAGAAAAACCGGAGAGACCGAAATACATATTCATCTTGCTATTGATGGACAGGGAAAGGGCACGATTAGTACGGGCAACGGATTTTTTGACCATATGCTTACAGCCTTTGCCCAACACGGATTCTTCGACGTGACCATTAAATGTCTTGGCGATATTGAGGTTGATTTCCACCATTCTGCAGAAGATATTGGTATTAGCTTAGGCCAAGCTTTTCGAAAAGCCTTACAGGATAAGCGCGGTATATTCCGCTATAGTCATAGTTATGTTCCCATGGATGAAGCCTTAGTTCGCGTTGTTGCTGATATCTGTGGACGAAGCAACCTTGTCTATTCAGAAGAGCTTCGTGATCGACGCATCAACACCTTTGAGGTAGATCTTGCGTATGATTTTCTTAAGGGTCTTGCTGATCACGCCATGATGACCCTTCATATTGATATCATCCGTGCAAGAAACAGTCACCATGCATTAGAAGCTCTTTTTAAAGGACTTGGACGTACACTGCACCATGCATGTATGATTAATCCAGCCGCCGCAGATGTTATCCCTTCTACCAAGGGAAGTTTATAA
- a CDS encoding SPOR domain-containing protein, with protein MIKPALALFLSLALLLTLTGCGSREEEAPQDVEQESDRVEESQRTADDLFREFEDTDTTDEEDEAELDSGLERVDDIDDTLDEPPISDDAEYMPEFYTDGAYVVQISTIASQDIAEDVARKLEDSGYPVYIAEVLNPSPQLLGTYYRVRIGGFRSISAAEQFGDNVLVPQGYSYWVDNRSNDNVGIGDYGLGRSRDEERHSSETKDTLRSEEEEKVSTEDTEKVAETDTSQPSDDIPEDTLKEAVEEVDVIEDDWDTADW; from the coding sequence ATGATAAAACCCGCCTTAGCACTGTTTCTTTCCCTCGCCCTTCTACTTACCCTCACGGGCTGTGGTTCACGTGAAGAGGAAGCACCGCAAGACGTTGAACAGGAAAGTGACAGAGTTGAAGAGTCGCAGCGTACTGCCGACGATCTCTTTCGGGAATTTGAAGATACAGATACAACAGACGAAGAAGATGAAGCAGAGCTGGACAGCGGCCTTGAGCGGGTTGATGATATAGATGACACTTTGGATGAGCCCCCCATTTCCGATGATGCAGAGTACATGCCGGAGTTTTACACTGATGGTGCCTATGTAGTACAAATTTCAACCATAGCATCGCAGGATATAGCTGAAGATGTGGCTCGAAAATTAGAGGACAGTGGCTACCCCGTTTATATCGCGGAGGTTCTTAATCCTTCTCCCCAACTATTAGGTACATACTACCGTGTGCGGATTGGCGGCTTTCGCTCCATCTCTGCGGCGGAACAATTCGGTGATAATGTTCTTGTTCCCCAAGGGTATAGCTATTGGGTTGACAACCGATCAAATGACAATGTTGGGATCGGCGATTACGGCTTAGGACGATCTCGAGATGAAGAACGCCACTCTTCTGAAACCAAAGACACTCTCCGTTCTGAAGAAGAAGAAAAGGTGTCTACTGAGGATACAGAGAAAGTTGCCGAAACAGATACCTCTCAGCCCTCTGATGATATCCCCGAAGACACTCTTAAAGAAGCAGTGGAAGAGGTGGATGTAATTGAGGACGACTGGGATACCGCTGACTGGTAA
- a CDS encoding DUF6162 family protein has product MISREVKPANDSKEVLAISLISVGIIVIAALLIILRNIERERPQTLRSHQQNASEVLNDTEWKKYSDLYTEGATEVLNIFQDEMSTRGTARWPTIRELEQRLVAPFERVSLRAGEGEYSWRLRTRESKFHVQGTYIGRSAKPKEYGSFLLKIQFTKSMEGILSVSPEQESPYSIWFKRGEFTLPSEVTEGALIDAGWRELINMTGQSRRDN; this is encoded by the coding sequence ATGATATCTCGTGAGGTAAAACCGGCAAATGATTCAAAGGAAGTTCTCGCAATTAGCTTGATCTCCGTGGGGATTATTGTCATAGCAGCGCTTCTTATTATTCTACGAAACATAGAACGGGAGCGACCGCAAACACTCCGATCTCACCAACAAAACGCCTCAGAAGTTCTGAACGACACGGAGTGGAAAAAGTATTCTGATCTCTATACCGAAGGTGCCACGGAGGTTTTGAATATATTTCAAGATGAAATGTCCACGCGGGGCACAGCCCGCTGGCCCACTATTCGAGAATTGGAGCAACGCCTCGTTGCCCCTTTTGAACGTGTATCTCTGCGAGCTGGAGAGGGTGAGTATTCATGGCGCTTGCGCACACGAGAAAGTAAATTTCATGTGCAGGGAACGTACATTGGTCGATCTGCTAAGCCGAAGGAATATGGATCATTCCTCTTGAAAATACAATTTACAAAAAGTATGGAAGGAATATTGTCCGTGTCACCGGAACAAGAATCCCCCTACTCAATATGGTTTAAACGTGGTGAGTTTACTCTTCCCTCAGAAGTTACAGAAGGTGCCTTAATAGATGCGGGGTGGCGTGAATTAATCAACATGACCGGTCAAAGCAGGAGAGATAACTAA
- a CDS encoding metal ABC transporter solute-binding protein, Zn/Mn family, which produces MTKQIALFLLCFIISGFGRDLTIGVALHPYYSFVKNIVQDEASVVTVTDGSNPHAYQATARDIMRLDSVDVLVLNGIGHDDFVEDMLSASGRADEITLIYANDNVPLIPESVGSERLNSHTFVSISSSISQIYHIANELAQLMPEQESTFRQNAGEYARRLRSLKFSYLEKLSDIETGDIRCATTHGGYSYLLQEFGVTVNAVLEPGHGLNPTATQMRQVIEMIQEKNIEILFSEHDYDDPFVRVLKEETDIRAIPLSHLSYGEYTAEHFETWMEFNLGQIVKALRGEADHE; this is translated from the coding sequence ATGACAAAACAAATAGCACTTTTCCTACTCTGTTTTATTATCAGTGGGTTCGGACGAGACCTTACCATTGGCGTTGCTCTGCACCCGTACTACAGTTTTGTTAAGAATATCGTACAGGACGAAGCGTCCGTGGTAACTGTCACAGACGGTTCAAACCCGCACGCGTACCAAGCCACAGCTCGCGATATTATGCGTCTTGATTCGGTAGATGTTCTTGTATTAAACGGTATTGGCCATGACGATTTTGTCGAAGATATGCTGAGCGCGTCGGGAAGAGCTGATGAAATAACCCTAATTTACGCAAACGATAATGTCCCGCTTATACCGGAGTCTGTTGGCTCAGAGCGGCTTAATTCTCATACCTTTGTCTCCATATCTTCTTCCATCAGCCAAATTTACCATATCGCAAACGAATTGGCACAGCTCATGCCGGAACAGGAAAGTACCTTTCGACAAAATGCCGGAGAATATGCCCGTAGGCTTCGTTCTCTCAAATTTTCCTACTTAGAGAAACTATCCGATATCGAAACCGGAGATATACGATGTGCGACGACCCATGGCGGTTACTCCTACCTTCTCCAGGAATTTGGCGTCACGGTCAACGCAGTCCTTGAACCCGGCCACGGTTTAAATCCTACGGCAACACAAATGCGACAGGTGATTGAAATGATTCAGGAAAAAAATATTGAGATACTGTTCTCAGAACACGACTATGATGACCCCTTTGTACGCGTGTTGAAAGAAGAAACAGATATCCGTGCGATTCCCCTGTCTCACCTCTCCTATGGAGAGTACACTGCGGAGCATTTTGAAACATGGATGGAGTTTAATCTTGGCCAAATAGTGAAGGCCTTGCGGGGAGAGGCAGATCATGAGTAA
- a CDS encoding metal ABC transporter permease has protein sequence MEFFFDFIRHTIQQLVQQGLLPESLKYSFVINALLAALMSGPILGFIGTTVVSKRMAFFSSAIGNATLTGIAIGILLGEPVQAPYISLFSFAVLFAILLNFLRHRTNMSNDTLIGVFLAASLAIGSTLVLAITRDINLHTLDEFLFGNILTLTTVDLTLLFFTSLATLAAGIFGFNYIMLSGLNPSLAHVRKVPVKTVNYLFVVFIALITVASVKVIGAVLVQALLVIPAASAANVSKSLKGFTFYSTLFATISAAAGILIPAEMELNIPSGGAIIIAATIIFIATFYIKLLKKF, from the coding sequence GTGGAATTTTTCTTTGATTTTATTCGCCATACTATCCAGCAACTGGTACAGCAGGGGCTCCTTCCCGAGTCTCTCAAGTATAGCTTTGTAATTAATGCCCTTCTTGCGGCACTGATGTCAGGGCCAATTCTCGGTTTTATCGGTACTACCGTCGTATCAAAACGAATGGCATTTTTTTCCAGTGCGATTGGTAATGCAACCCTCACCGGGATTGCCATCGGTATCCTTCTTGGAGAACCGGTGCAGGCACCATATATCTCACTCTTCTCCTTTGCAGTCCTTTTTGCAATTCTCCTCAACTTTCTACGCCACCGGACCAATATGTCAAATGATACCCTCATTGGGGTTTTCCTTGCAGCCTCTCTTGCCATAGGTTCAACCCTGGTCTTGGCAATTACGCGGGATATAAACCTTCACACTCTCGATGAATTTTTATTTGGAAACATTTTAACTCTCACTACGGTAGACCTCACACTTCTGTTCTTTACTTCACTTGCCACTCTTGCTGCGGGAATATTCGGCTTTAATTATATTATGTTGAGCGGACTCAATCCTTCCTTGGCACATGTACGGAAAGTTCCCGTAAAAACCGTAAACTATCTCTTTGTAGTATTTATTGCTCTCATCACAGTTGCTTCAGTAAAAGTTATTGGAGCGGTATTGGTACAGGCCCTATTGGTCATTCCCGCAGCATCAGCTGCCAATGTGAGTAAATCCCTCAAAGGATTTACCTTCTACAGCACTCTCTTTGCTACGATCAGCGCGGCGGCAGGAATATTAATTCCTGCTGAAATGGAGCTTAACATTCCCTCTGGTGGTGCAATTATTATTGCCGCAACCATCATCTTCATCGCAACATTTTATATCAAACTGTTAAAAAAGTTTTAA